The proteins below come from a single Pradoshia eiseniae genomic window:
- a CDS encoding ABC transporter ATP-binding protein codes for MNTQQVEGKNKDGRRVLAFLKPFWQWVLGDSIVIAIAQVCAAIIPAFALSWLVDHILPNQSSNLLWGLMWLLIFVAVFDLVMMVIDEYFCHYIAKSVTNRQKLKLFTHIQYLPFSFFQNAKSGELLARTSDDPDTLHNFLAWEGSTLMAAVQGVILYNIVLLFIHPYLMIASVVLGIIFYTASNYVGKRTRLASKQARDEASRYLERLRESVTGIHLSRVLGVSDGEVDSIIGIRQAFVKHSVRELKARMQSIVVIGGYNGIALAGVYYVSVLLIWDSQLTTGQMLTAGGLVTIAANEMQKMLRMWLSIRRTGPALDRSDILLSIPQSDAETKEGAAPSELKGSITFEDVWFAYPEKEEPVLRGVSFHIESGDAVALTGPSGAGKSTITDLLLRLYEPMEGSILLDGQPIETFDIGWLRSQIAFVSQDVQLRNGTLRDNLKIGNTEASDEDLLAALRDSGLWDYYQSLPLGLDSSVGERGTSLSGGQKQRLSLARALVREARLLILDEASSALDPITELKINEAIRERKKRQTVIIISHRLSTVLSADRIIVMEEGRIMESGTHHELVNREQGIYSRMFKREADMGRTVVGIE; via the coding sequence ATGAACACACAACAAGTAGAAGGGAAAAATAAGGACGGAAGGCGTGTCCTCGCATTTCTAAAGCCATTTTGGCAATGGGTTCTTGGAGATTCAATTGTCATTGCCATTGCCCAAGTGTGCGCCGCCATTATCCCGGCTTTCGCCTTAAGCTGGCTGGTCGATCATATTCTTCCTAACCAATCATCTAATTTGCTTTGGGGATTGATGTGGCTGCTGATTTTTGTCGCTGTATTTGACTTAGTGATGATGGTTATAGATGAATATTTTTGTCATTATATCGCCAAATCCGTAACGAACAGGCAGAAGCTTAAGCTTTTTACCCATATTCAATATTTGCCTTTTTCCTTTTTCCAAAACGCGAAGTCAGGCGAGCTGCTTGCCCGTACCTCAGATGACCCGGATACGCTCCATAATTTCCTTGCATGGGAAGGGTCCACCCTGATGGCGGCGGTTCAAGGGGTAATCCTCTATAATATTGTTCTTTTGTTTATTCATCCCTATTTGATGATTGCAAGCGTTGTTCTCGGAATCATTTTTTACACAGCCTCCAATTATGTAGGGAAAAGAACAAGATTGGCCTCTAAGCAGGCCCGGGATGAGGCATCAAGATATTTGGAGCGGCTGCGGGAATCTGTGACAGGGATTCATCTTTCAAGAGTGCTGGGCGTCTCAGATGGAGAGGTCGATAGCATCATTGGCATCAGGCAAGCCTTTGTCAAGCATTCGGTACGTGAATTGAAGGCGCGCATGCAATCAATTGTTGTCATCGGCGGGTACAATGGAATCGCATTAGCTGGCGTCTATTATGTTAGTGTGCTCCTGATATGGGATAGCCAGCTGACCACTGGGCAAATGCTTACAGCAGGGGGACTTGTGACAATCGCCGCCAATGAAATGCAGAAGATGCTCAGGATGTGGCTTTCCATCAGACGCACAGGTCCTGCTTTGGACCGTTCAGACATCTTGCTCTCCATTCCACAATCAGATGCGGAAACAAAAGAGGGAGCAGCGCCATCTGAATTGAAAGGAAGCATCACCTTTGAAGATGTCTGGTTTGCTTATCCTGAAAAAGAGGAACCGGTACTGCGCGGGGTGTCGTTCCATATTGAAAGCGGCGATGCGGTAGCGTTGACGGGACCGAGCGGGGCAGGAAAATCGACGATAACGGACCTGCTGCTCCGCTTATATGAACCGATGGAAGGCTCGATTCTTCTTGACGGACAGCCGATTGAGACGTTTGACATCGGCTGGCTCCGCAGCCAGATAGCTTTCGTCTCGCAGGATGTTCAGCTTCGAAATGGAACGCTCCGTGATAATTTAAAGATTGGAAACACCGAGGCGAGTGATGAGGACCTGCTAGCCGCTTTAAGAGACAGTGGTTTATGGGACTATTATCAAAGTCTCCCGCTAGGACTGGATTCATCTGTTGGGGAGAGAGGAACAAGTCTTTCAGGCGGACAGAAACAACGGCTATCGCTAGCGAGGGCTTTGGTGAGAGAAGCTAGGCTGCTCATCCTCGATGAAGCGAGCTCAGCACTTGACCCAATCACAGAACTGAAAATCAATGAAGCGATAAGGGAAAGAAAGAAGCGGCAGACGGTTATTATTATTTCCCATCGCCTTTCAACCGTACTTTCAGCAGACCGGATCATCGTAATGGAAGAGGGAAGAATCATGGAGTCTGGCACCCATCATGAGTTGGTAAATAGGGAGCAAGGAATCTACTCCCGCATGTTCAAGCGTGAAGCTGATATGGGAAGGACAGTGGTTGGGATTGAATGA
- a CDS encoding ABC transporter ATP-binding protein gives MKLAREIIGHFKPYWISVVLAVIFAVIGGAFTILPPILTGKLVDDVLKNDSVQLLPWIIGGFIFAYVGKVVFESLQEYIQIKVGLDVITDMQLRAFKKLHKAPMSFFQHTPRGDMLYRLTHDVESIQNLNNTVVPRFLQQVISAVAAFAAVIVLFWPTAIVMLVVFIIYLYPSFKLGTTVRKMSATQRDMSSDMYHHMQESIESSRLVRTFQLQEKEIETQSSKLGKWMAFSIKAALISKVNWRLGNMFNIATPGVVMLIGGFAVWRGDITVGVLVSCLGFIPTMFQPIRSLAENALTIQQAIPALQRIYEYFDLPQEHEEGLPDMDKIMGRVEMNHVTFQYPGTDLKVLRDLSFTIEPGKHIGIVGSSGGGKSTIVQLLLGLYDPDEGEVLIDGKKLSDYNRNSFRSQVGVVSQETFLLNGTLKENLLYGKRDATETEFMHAVEAAGLTEFVHSLPDEYETIIGERGLKLSGGQRQRVALARAILRHPALMIFDEATSSLDGETEEKVQGALERLIPGRTTITIAHRLITVRDAHEILFLERGVIAERGTHEQLLSLEGSYYELYMSQYKELEKGRAG, from the coding sequence ATGAAGTTAGCAAGGGAAATAATCGGACATTTTAAGCCCTACTGGATCAGTGTGGTCCTGGCAGTCATATTCGCGGTTATAGGCGGAGCGTTTACAATCTTGCCGCCTATTTTGACAGGGAAGCTTGTAGATGATGTGCTCAAAAATGATTCTGTGCAATTATTGCCATGGATCATAGGCGGATTCATCTTTGCTTATGTGGGCAAGGTTGTATTCGAGAGTCTTCAGGAGTATATCCAAATAAAAGTCGGGCTCGACGTCATTACGGATATGCAGCTGAGGGCGTTTAAGAAATTACATAAGGCACCGATGTCTTTTTTTCAGCACACACCAAGGGGAGATATGCTTTACAGGCTGACTCACGATGTGGAGTCTATTCAAAATTTAAACAATACGGTTGTCCCTCGCTTTTTGCAGCAAGTGATTAGTGCGGTGGCGGCTTTTGCGGCTGTGATTGTTCTGTTCTGGCCAACGGCGATTGTTATGCTTGTTGTCTTTATCATTTATTTATATCCATCATTTAAGTTAGGAACAACCGTCAGGAAAATGAGTGCCACTCAGCGCGACATGAGTTCAGATATGTATCACCATATGCAGGAGAGTATTGAATCATCGCGCCTTGTGAGGACCTTTCAGCTCCAAGAGAAAGAGATAGAGACGCAAAGCTCAAAGCTCGGGAAATGGATGGCATTCTCAATCAAGGCAGCCCTCATCAGCAAGGTGAACTGGCGTCTTGGGAACATGTTTAATATTGCGACTCCTGGGGTTGTTATGCTGATTGGCGGTTTTGCGGTTTGGAGAGGGGATATCACGGTCGGAGTGCTCGTTTCCTGCCTTGGGTTTATCCCAACGATGTTTCAGCCAATCCGTTCCCTTGCGGAAAATGCCTTGACGATTCAGCAGGCGATTCCGGCACTGCAACGAATCTATGAGTATTTTGATTTACCGCAGGAGCATGAGGAAGGTTTGCCAGATATGGATAAAATCATGGGCAGAGTAGAAATGAATCATGTCACCTTCCAATATCCTGGAACAGATTTGAAGGTGTTGCGTGACTTAAGTTTCACGATAGAACCAGGCAAGCATATTGGAATTGTCGGCTCAAGCGGCGGGGGCAAGAGCACGATTGTTCAGCTTTTGCTTGGCTTGTATGACCCGGACGAAGGAGAGGTTCTGATTGATGGGAAGAAGCTTTCTGACTATAACCGCAACTCCTTCAGAAGCCAGGTCGGTGTCGTTAGCCAGGAGACGTTCCTTTTGAATGGAACCTTAAAAGAGAATCTGCTCTACGGCAAGAGAGATGCGACAGAGACAGAGTTTATGCATGCGGTGGAGGCAGCGGGCTTAACGGAATTCGTTCATTCTTTGCCAGATGAGTACGAAACCATCATTGGGGAGAGAGGACTTAAGCTTTCCGGGGGGCAGCGGCAGCGGGTTGCGCTTGCCAGGGCGATCCTGCGCCATCCGGCCTTGATGATCTTTGATGAAGCGACCTCGTCCCTGGATGGTGAAACGGAGGAAAAAGTGCAGGGAGCGCTTGAACGCCTCATTCCGGGCAGAACGACGATTACGATTGCGCATAGGCTCATTACAGTAAGGGACGCCCATGAGATTCTCTTTTTGGAGCGAGGTGTGATTGCAGAAAGAGGCACACATGAGCAATTGCTCTCCTTGGAAGGCAGCTATTATGAGTTATATATGTCTCAATATAAAGAACTTGAGAAAGGGAGAGCGGGATGA
- a CDS encoding thiolase family protein, producing the protein MREAVIVEAVRTPVGKRKGVFKDIRPDDLLSYALRELVKRAGISSELVEDVIIGCVSQVEEQGLNIARSAALAADFPIKVPGTTIDRQCGSSQQAIHFAAQAVLSGDMDIVIAGGVESMTRVPMGSTRRESRPSPLLSERYELINQGLSAERIASKWGYDRTQLDEFSLLSHQRAIHAQNEGRFDREIMPIEVTEEDGTKTLITQDEGPRRGTSLEKLASLPAAFKEDGIIHAGNASQMSDGAAVVLVMSKEKALELGLKPRFKLVARTVVGSDPTLMLTGPIEATRMVLEKAGLSIEDMDLYEVNEAFAPVPLAWLDEIGADLNKLNVNGGAIALGHPLGASGARVMTTLMHELERTGGKYGLQAICEGAGMANATILERLT; encoded by the coding sequence ATGAGAGAAGCAGTAATCGTAGAAGCGGTAAGAACGCCAGTAGGAAAGAGAAAAGGAGTTTTCAAGGATATCAGGCCGGATGACCTGCTGAGCTATGCGTTAAGGGAACTTGTTAAACGAGCGGGTATTTCGTCAGAATTGGTTGAAGACGTCATTATCGGCTGTGTTTCTCAGGTGGAAGAACAAGGTCTTAATATTGCGCGTTCTGCCGCGTTGGCGGCTGATTTTCCAATCAAGGTGCCGGGAACGACCATTGACCGGCAATGCGGCTCAAGCCAGCAGGCCATTCACTTTGCTGCCCAGGCTGTCCTCTCAGGCGATATGGATATTGTCATCGCGGGTGGAGTGGAAAGTATGACTAGGGTTCCGATGGGGTCAACAAGAAGGGAATCACGACCAAGTCCGCTGCTTTCAGAGCGATATGAATTAATTAACCAAGGACTATCAGCAGAAAGGATTGCTTCGAAATGGGGATATGACCGCACGCAACTGGATGAGTTTTCTTTACTAAGTCATCAGCGTGCGATTCATGCCCAGAATGAAGGACGTTTTGACAGAGAAATCATGCCGATTGAGGTCACAGAAGAAGATGGAACCAAGACACTTATCACTCAAGACGAAGGTCCGCGAAGGGGAACCTCTCTTGAGAAGCTTGCGTCCCTTCCGGCAGCCTTCAAGGAAGATGGGATCATCCATGCGGGGAATGCGAGTCAAATGAGTGATGGAGCAGCAGTCGTGTTGGTGATGTCGAAGGAGAAAGCATTGGAACTAGGATTAAAGCCTCGTTTCAAGCTTGTTGCCCGTACGGTCGTCGGTTCTGATCCAACACTTATGCTTACAGGTCCGATTGAGGCTACGAGAATGGTTTTGGAGAAGGCGGGTTTGTCTATAGAAGACATGGATTTATATGAAGTGAATGAGGCATTTGCGCCTGTGCCGCTGGCCTGGCTTGATGAAATTGGTGCTGATTTGAATAAGCTGAACGTGAATGGAGGAGCGATTGCCCTTGGCCATCCGCTTGGTGCGAGCGGGGCGCGCGTCATGACTACCCTCATGCATGAGCTAGAGCGGACAGGCGGGAAATATGGGCTTCAGGCCATTTGTGAAGGGGCCGGAATGGCCAATGCAACAATCCTTGAACGCTTAACATGA
- a CDS encoding CPBP family intramembrane glutamic endopeptidase, translating to MSWKERDKWGWREFILLMILEFGVVIGIIKFFIKPLYSQWFKDELYAGTLMGLTIAIVIIIGVYFIALRPRKLSWREVGIRPFDKKDWKLIILLSLLLLAGAIIVMSLTSLIGNSYENGKTEAIQKNLAIHTIIIAFISAAIISPIYEEIFYRGFLYRWLRTRLGLIAALILSSLIFSIVHIPTYNVMPVNFLSGVIFAWAYERTSSVWPPVIIHGLTNGLMVLLTVTG from the coding sequence ATGAGCTGGAAAGAAAGGGATAAATGGGGATGGCGGGAATTTATCTTGCTGATGATTTTAGAATTTGGAGTCGTTATCGGTATTATAAAGTTCTTCATAAAGCCTTTGTATTCTCAATGGTTTAAAGATGAATTATATGCAGGAACGTTAATGGGTTTAACGATAGCGATTGTTATAATAATAGGCGTCTATTTCATCGCTCTTCGCCCAAGAAAGCTTTCATGGCGAGAAGTGGGAATCCGGCCATTTGACAAAAAGGATTGGAAGTTAATTATTTTACTCTCTCTCCTCTTATTGGCAGGCGCTATAATCGTAATGTCCCTCACTAGCTTGATAGGAAATTCATATGAGAATGGCAAAACCGAAGCCATCCAGAAGAATCTAGCTATTCATACGATCATCATCGCCTTTATTTCTGCCGCTATTATCTCCCCTATCTATGAGGAAATCTTCTATCGCGGCTTCCTCTATCGCTGGCTACGGACACGTTTGGGGCTAATTGCAGCACTCATTCTTAGCTCACTCATTTTTTCGATCGTTCATATCCCAACCTATAATGTGATGCCCGTAAATTTTTTGAGCGGAGTCATTTTCGCGTGGGCATATGAACGAACAAGCTCTGTCTGGCCGCCAGTTATCATTCATGGGCTGACAAATGGACTGATGGTACTCCTGACTGTAACTGGATAA
- a CDS encoding NAD(P)H-dependent flavin oxidoreductase, which produces MKTDVLKKLKDDLTLPVIVAPMFIVSKTEMVLASMRAGVIGTFPTLNARTNEELEQWFEHITQTIEEENKATEGRKLAPWGVNLIVHHTNPRYEEDLASIKKYKVPLVITSLGKPVKEVEVVHEYGGAVFSDVISITHAKKAIEAGVDGLILVCNGAGGHGGTLNPFAFVAEVRQFFDGVIILSGTISNGQEIAAAQMLGADFAYMGTRFIATEEANAVEAYKEMLIQSTAHDILYTDALSGVRANYLIPSIERAGYDPDQLEKTGEIKVVHAENEKESKAWKDIWSAGQGVGSIKDVKPVAELVETLRDEYAQAITKMNEQSAILVK; this is translated from the coding sequence ATGAAGACAGATGTATTAAAGAAGCTAAAAGATGATTTAACGTTACCTGTAATTGTGGCACCGATGTTTATCGTATCAAAGACAGAAATGGTGCTGGCAAGCATGCGAGCAGGAGTGATTGGGACTTTTCCTACATTAAATGCGCGCACGAATGAAGAGCTTGAACAATGGTTTGAGCACATCACCCAAACCATTGAAGAGGAAAACAAGGCAACAGAAGGGCGTAAGCTTGCCCCGTGGGGTGTCAATCTTATCGTTCATCATACGAACCCGCGTTATGAGGAAGATTTAGCTTCCATCAAGAAATATAAGGTACCATTAGTGATTACCTCTCTCGGAAAACCGGTCAAGGAAGTAGAGGTCGTCCATGAGTATGGTGGGGCCGTCTTCTCGGATGTCATTAGCATTACGCATGCCAAAAAGGCGATTGAAGCCGGGGTCGATGGACTCATTCTTGTCTGCAATGGAGCAGGCGGCCACGGTGGCACCTTGAACCCATTTGCGTTTGTCGCAGAAGTCAGACAGTTTTTTGATGGCGTCATCATTCTTTCAGGAACTATTTCGAACGGGCAGGAAATTGCTGCGGCCCAAATGCTCGGGGCAGATTTTGCTTACATGGGCACTAGATTCATCGCGACAGAGGAAGCGAATGCAGTCGAAGCCTATAAAGAAATGCTCATCCAATCAACGGCGCATGACATCCTCTATACTGATGCCCTCAGCGGTGTCCGGGCTAATTATTTGATCCCAAGCATTGAGCGTGCCGGGTATGATCCTGATCAACTTGAAAAAACCGGGGAGATTAAGGTCGTTCATGCAGAAAATGAGAAAGAGTCAAAAGCTTGGAAAGATATCTGGTCTGCCGGCCAAGGAGTCGGCTCGATTAAGGACGTAAAGCCGGTGGCAGAATTAGTGGAGACGCTTCGGGATGAATATGCACAAGCTATCACAAAAATGAATGAACAATCAGCCATTCTGGTTAAATAA
- a CDS encoding AAA family ATPase, with product MLDNLKDSINSVFVGKEETIDLLLVALLSNGHILLEDVPGTGKTLLAKTIAKSIGGTFSRIQFTPDVLPSDVIGLEYFNPKHGEFEKRIGPIYANIVLADEINRAMPRTQSSLLEAMEERQITIEKQTDQLPTPFLVIATQNPGESHGTFPLPDAQLDRFLVKINIGYPSREDERKIMKRFRREDPLSDVSPVVRMEDVQKLQEETKQIHISDCIEDYVLDLVESTRNHKWIETGLSPRATLAMLRAAQAKAKIESRAYCIPEDIQFVFPHISTHRIMLSMEGALHMTKSEVIHSILGNIDVPVELSYEK from the coding sequence GTGCTGGATAATTTGAAGGATTCCATTAACAGTGTTTTTGTTGGAAAAGAAGAGACGATTGATTTACTTTTAGTCGCATTACTCAGCAATGGACATATATTGCTTGAGGACGTTCCTGGTACAGGAAAGACCTTGCTGGCAAAAACGATTGCCAAAAGCATTGGCGGGACATTTTCAAGAATTCAATTTACCCCAGATGTATTGCCAAGTGATGTGATCGGACTGGAGTATTTCAATCCAAAGCATGGAGAGTTTGAAAAGAGAATCGGTCCTATTTATGCCAACATCGTTTTGGCGGATGAGATCAATCGGGCAATGCCAAGAACGCAGTCAAGCCTATTAGAGGCGATGGAGGAAAGGCAGATAACGATTGAAAAGCAGACAGATCAATTACCCACTCCATTTCTAGTGATTGCTACTCAAAATCCTGGAGAGTCCCATGGAACATTTCCATTGCCAGATGCCCAGTTAGATCGATTTCTCGTAAAGATAAACATCGGATACCCATCAAGAGAGGACGAACGCAAGATTATGAAGCGTTTTAGAAGGGAAGATCCTTTGAGTGATGTTTCCCCAGTTGTCCGTATGGAAGACGTGCAAAAATTACAGGAAGAAACAAAACAAATCCATATATCAGATTGTATAGAAGACTATGTCCTTGATTTGGTGGAATCTACGAGGAATCATAAATGGATTGAGACAGGTTTGAGTCCAAGAGCAACACTCGCGATGCTTCGGGCTGCACAAGCAAAAGCGAAAATCGAATCACGTGCCTACTGTATACCTGAGGATATTCAATTTGTTTTTCCGCACATCAGTACACACAGAATTATGCTGTCAATGGAAGGAGCTCTGCATATGACAAAAAGCGAGGTCATCCATTCAATCCTTGGCAATATAGACGTTCCTGTGGAGCTATCGTATGAAAAGTAG
- a CDS encoding MerR family transcriptional regulator, with amino-acid sequence MNRWTTGQVAKERNISVRTLRYYDQISLLTPSYKDENGRRYYSEEDLFKLEKIIILKTLSLSLEDIQYVLDKISYKQILVSHHNHLQEQLTKLQANISNTVSLINMLDIDESLSWEQISYLVQRPQESSSKWIDYFEEDERQFLKEVMPSLEGGDRSTQKYVSLLRRIELCIKHRISPESEEGNRIASELMDLSNDTFKGDEGLMDKFWEIRRKPSEETGLYPISEEVLEFIERCISYQQSNNKSR; translated from the coding sequence ATGAACCGGTGGACCACTGGACAAGTAGCTAAAGAAAGGAATATCTCCGTTCGCACTCTTCGATATTACGATCAAATCAGCCTCCTTACCCCAAGCTACAAGGATGAAAATGGACGAAGATACTATTCAGAAGAGGATCTCTTTAAATTGGAGAAAATCATCATCCTTAAAACCCTCTCACTGTCACTAGAGGATATTCAATATGTACTGGACAAAATATCTTATAAACAAATTTTGGTATCCCATCATAATCACTTACAAGAGCAGCTCACTAAGCTTCAAGCTAACATCTCAAATACGGTTTCCTTGATTAATATGTTAGATATAGATGAATCCCTGTCTTGGGAGCAGATATCTTATTTGGTTCAGAGGCCGCAAGAAAGCTCGAGCAAATGGATTGACTACTTTGAGGAGGATGAAAGACAATTCTTGAAAGAAGTTATGCCGAGCCTTGAAGGGGGAGACCGGTCAACTCAGAAGTACGTTTCGTTGCTCAGGAGGATTGAGTTGTGTATCAAACACAGGATATCTCCTGAATCTGAGGAAGGGAATCGAATTGCCTCTGAATTAATGGATCTGTCGAATGATACGTTTAAAGGAGATGAAGGGTTAATGGATAAGTTTTGGGAGATTCGGAGAAAACCATCTGAAGAAACCGGACTATACCCCATTTCAGAAGAGGTTCTGGAATTTATAGAAAGATGCATCTCATATCAGCAATCGAATAATAAAAGCCGATAA
- a CDS encoding acyl-CoA dehydrogenase family protein, protein MASYLKEEHLIFRDSVRRFLQKEVIPYYREWTKQKSVPDDFFKKMGDQGFLVPWADEKYGGFNADFIYSVILAEEFERVESGIGGCVLHNDIIVPYLYDLGTEEQRKRWIPKCITGEWSTAIAMTEPGTGSDLGNLQTRAVRDGDHYIITGEKTFISNGLRAGLVIVACKTDPSAGHKGISLIVVEEGTPGFIRGKKLEKIGQPAGDTSELIFEDARVPADNLLGEENKGFYYLMEKLQQERLMCAIQAIAAAEESLRITIDYVKQREAFGKPISKLQNTQFKIAEMATEVALGRSFIDDLIVRHMDGEDVVTEVSMAKWWVTDMAKRLVANCMQLHGGYGFMEEYAIARRYRDIAVTSIYAGTNEIMKQIIAKKIGL, encoded by the coding sequence ATGGCCAGTTATTTAAAGGAAGAGCATCTGATTTTTCGGGATTCAGTCCGCAGGTTTTTGCAAAAAGAGGTTATCCCCTATTACCGAGAGTGGACAAAGCAGAAAAGCGTGCCGGATGACTTCTTTAAAAAAATGGGGGATCAAGGATTTCTCGTGCCATGGGCAGATGAGAAATATGGCGGATTCAATGCTGACTTCATTTATTCCGTCATTTTGGCAGAAGAATTTGAGCGGGTGGAAAGCGGGATTGGCGGCTGTGTTTTACATAATGATATTATCGTTCCCTATTTATATGATTTGGGCACGGAAGAGCAGCGTAAGCGATGGATCCCGAAATGCATCACGGGTGAATGGTCGACAGCCATTGCCATGACAGAGCCGGGAACAGGCTCAGACCTTGGCAATCTGCAGACAAGGGCCGTGCGTGATGGAGACCATTATATCATTACCGGTGAGAAAACCTTCATCTCCAATGGGCTGAGAGCCGGGCTTGTCATCGTCGCTTGCAAGACAGACCCGAGCGCCGGCCATAAGGGAATCAGCTTGATTGTTGTTGAGGAAGGTACTCCAGGATTTATCCGGGGCAAAAAATTAGAGAAAATCGGCCAGCCGGCAGGTGATACGTCTGAACTAATCTTTGAGGATGCGAGAGTGCCAGCTGACAATCTATTAGGGGAAGAAAACAAAGGGTTTTATTACCTGATGGAGAAGCTCCAGCAAGAAAGGCTGATGTGCGCCATCCAAGCAATAGCAGCGGCGGAGGAGTCCTTGCGAATAACAATTGACTATGTCAAGCAGCGGGAGGCTTTTGGAAAGCCGATTAGCAAGCTTCAAAACACACAATTTAAAATCGCTGAGATGGCGACAGAGGTCGCGCTGGGCCGGTCCTTTATTGATGATTTGATTGTCCGTCATATGGACGGAGAGGATGTCGTCACAGAGGTTAGCATGGCTAAATGGTGGGTGACGGACATGGCTAAGCGACTTGTTGCGAATTGCATGCAGCTGCATGGGGGTTATGGCTTCATGGAGGAGTATGCCATTGCCAGGCGTTACCGTGATATTGCCGTCACATCCATTTATGCTGGAACAAATGAAATCATGAAGCAAATAATTGCTAAAAAAATCGGCTTATAA
- a CDS encoding 3-hydroxyacyl-CoA dehydrogenase — protein MKFNEVTALVTGGASGLGKATVELIVESGGKAIIIDQNEEKGHALAEKLGNHNVLFKKADVTSEDEVTQAIKDGINQFGLLNTVINCAGIGVGEKVVSKDKVHDLGRFKKVIEVNLVGTFNVIRLAAEQMIKNDPNEEGERGVIINTASVAAFEGQIGQAAYSASKGGIVGMTLPLARDLARSGVRVMTVAPGLIDTPLFGGLPEMARNALGAMVPFPSRLGYPEEYAMLAKSIIENPMLNGETIRLDGAIRMQPK, from the coding sequence ATGAAATTTAATGAGGTTACGGCATTGGTGACTGGCGGGGCATCCGGGTTAGGGAAAGCGACAGTTGAATTGATTGTTGAAAGCGGCGGGAAAGCGATCATCATCGATCAAAATGAAGAGAAGGGACATGCTCTTGCTGAAAAGTTGGGGAATCACAACGTGTTATTCAAAAAAGCGGATGTCACTAGTGAAGATGAGGTTACCCAAGCGATAAAGGACGGCATCAATCAGTTTGGTTTACTTAATACAGTCATCAATTGTGCGGGCATCGGGGTAGGTGAAAAGGTTGTTTCAAAGGATAAGGTGCATGACCTCGGCCGTTTCAAGAAGGTCATTGAAGTGAATTTGGTTGGCACATTCAATGTCATTCGTCTTGCCGCAGAACAAATGATCAAGAATGACCCGAATGAAGAGGGAGAACGGGGGGTTATTATCAATACGGCCTCTGTTGCCGCTTTTGAAGGTCAAATCGGACAAGCAGCTTATAGTGCATCAAAAGGGGGCATAGTCGGAATGACCCTACCGCTCGCTCGGGACCTTGCCAGAAGCGGAGTTCGCGTCATGACCGTTGCTCCAGGACTCATTGATACTCCTCTTTTTGGCGGACTACCTGAAATGGCCAGGAATGCGCTTGGCGCAATGGTTCCATTCCCGTCAAGGCTCGGTTATCCCGAGGAATATGCAATGCTCGCAAAAAGCATTATCGAAAATCCGATGCTAAACGGAGAGACAATCCGGTTGGATGGCGCTATTCGCATGCAGCCAAAATAA
- a CDS encoding enoyl-CoA hydratase-related protein has translation MYTVIEVEKLANTAIVTIDNPPMNVLSHQVAAELCEAFAELEQSDDVVCVILTGKGEKAFMAGADIKEFPQMMEGAQPEQSSKKGEVFRVINSFPKPTIAYLNGHTLGGGLELALACDIRISANEIQLGLPEVKLGLFPGGGGTQRLPRLIGEAKAKELMFTGNSITAEEALHLGIINKIADQGMEDVLKMAAKIGRHSLQSLRRIKEAVNVGQEKPIDEGLALEAKLFKEVFETEDVKEGIQAFIEKRHPVFSHR, from the coding sequence ATGTATACAGTGATTGAGGTAGAGAAATTAGCGAATACGGCCATAGTCACGATTGATAATCCGCCAATGAATGTGCTGAGCCATCAGGTGGCAGCAGAATTATGCGAGGCTTTTGCGGAACTTGAGCAATCAGATGATGTTGTCTGCGTTATTTTGACTGGCAAGGGTGAAAAAGCATTCATGGCAGGAGCGGATATTAAGGAATTCCCGCAAATGATGGAAGGCGCTCAACCTGAACAATCAAGCAAGAAGGGAGAAGTCTTCCGTGTGATAAACTCATTTCCTAAACCAACGATTGCTTATTTGAATGGCCATACACTAGGCGGCGGGCTGGAGCTGGCGCTTGCCTGTGACATCCGGATTTCGGCAAATGAGATCCAGCTTGGTCTGCCTGAAGTGAAGCTTGGGTTATTCCCGGGAGGTGGAGGTACCCAGCGTCTTCCGCGCCTGATTGGGGAGGCAAAGGCGAAGGAATTGATGTTTACCGGTAATTCCATCACGGCAGAGGAAGCTCTCCATCTAGGCATCATCAACAAAATCGCTGATCAAGGGATGGAGGATGTCTTGAAGATGGCCGCCAAGATTGGCCGTCACTCCCTGCAATCACTCAGGAGGATTAAAGAAGCAGTAAATGTTGGGCAGGAGAAACCAATAGACGAAGGATTGGCGCTTGAAGCAAAATTGTTTAAGGAAGTGTTTGAAACAGAGGACGTGAAGGAAGGTATTCAGGCTTTTATCGAGAAGAGACATCCTGTTTTTAGCCATCGATAA